In Actinoplanes octamycinicus, the genomic window CTCAGCGGCTGTCCCGATCACCTCGTGGAAGCGCCCGATGAGTGCGGCGCCCGGACGCCGGACGAGCACCATGCGGTTCACGAGGTCCGCCTCACCACGACCTGCGGTCATTACGCTTCGTGGCCGGGAGAGTCTGCGCGACCCGCGGACGGCTCCAGGGCCCATTCCACCGTCACGGTCACCGTGAGCTGCTGCAGACCGGGTTCGATCGGCGCGGCCGCGCCGGACATGGCCACGCTGTCCGACGAGTAGGAGTCCCGGTAGTAGCTCGGCGTCTCCTCGGTGATCTTGAGGACGCGGCCGAGCGGGCGGCCGGCCTCGCGGGCGTACAGCGCGGCCTTCGCGCGGGCGTCGGCGAAGGCTCGCTTGCGGGCCTCGGCCAGCAGGGCGGCGTCGTCCTCGATGGCGAACGAGACGCCGTTGAGCCGGGCCGCGTCACCGCCGGCCGCGATCGCCGCGGTCAGGGTCGCGCCGGCCTTCGGAAGGTTCCGGAGCTTCGCGGTGAGGCCCTGGTTCACGGTGTAGCCGGTGATCTTGTTGGCGTTGTTCCGCTGGGCGTTGACGCTGACGTCCGCGGTCTGCAGGTCGGCCTTGACCACCCCGGCGCGGAGCAGGGCGTCCCGCACCCGGGTCGCGGCCGCGCTCGCCCGGTCCAGGGCTTCGCTGACCGTGGCGCCGGTGACCTCCACCGCGAAGGAAGCGGTCAGGACGTCCGGCTCGCCGGACGCCTTGCCGGTGCCGGTGACCAGGACGCTCTCCCGGTTCTGGTCGTCGGAGGAGGCGGTCGCGGCGGCCCCGGATGCGGTCGTCCGCGCAGGTGCCGCCGCGCCGGTTCCGCCTGCCGCACCGGTTGCGGACGCCGGACTGGGGGTGGCCGCCGCCGGGCCGGCGAGCAGCAGCGAGGACGAGGGCACAGCCAGGGTCATCAGGGCGACGAGGGCCGGCACGGTGACGCGTGGTTTGCTCATTCCTCCCATTAGAGACACTTTTCCTGGGATTTTTGCTATCTTCCCGGAATCTCACCAGGCCGGGCCGCGAGCCAGACGCACCGGGCCGGTAGCGGTGGTCACGTCGACCTCGGCGCCCTTCTGCCGCACGACGACGGTGCCCTCCCCCGAGAGCTCGGCGGCCACCTCCCGGACCACGTCCATCAGGTCCCGCCACGACTCCCCGCCGGCCACCCGGGCCGCTTCACTCGGGCAGATGCTGCTGTCCGCCGCCCGGTGCCGCAGCAGCACCCGGATCGCCGCGGCCACCCGCTCGCGCCGCCCCGCGGCCGTCGGCTCCCACCACGGGTCGCCCCGCTCCCCCAGCGCCACCTTGGCGTCCTGCACCCGCGGCCGGGCCGTGCCCGGGTCAGTGCGCACCAGCCGGCGGGCCGCCATCAGCTCGTCGACGAGCTCCTGCCGCAGCCCCCGTCCGGGATGTTCGGATCGTTGACATCCTCGCCGTCCTAAAGGACGGCGATTCCAGCCACGCTGCGCGTGGCACGCGCGGCGTTCTGGCGGGTTACCGCTTCACTGCGCGGTGCCGGGACAAGTCCCGGTCTTACCTGCGCTCGACGGTCGTTGAAGTCCGCCTGCCCGGCGGCCTTGATGTTGATGGCGGCGTTGACGTCCCGGTCATAGTGACTGCCGCACGCGCAGTCCCACGCCCGAACGTTCAGCGTCATCTTGTCGTTGATCCGGCCACAGTCGCAGCACATCCGGGTGGATGGGAAGAACCGGTCCACCCGGGCGAATGTGCGCCCGTATCGGGCCGCTTTGTACTCCAGCATGGTGGTGAAGCTGGCCCAGCCCGCGTCGTGCACGCTCTTGGCGAGCCGGGTCCGGCCGAGACCGGTCACGCACAGGTCCTCGACGTACACCGCTTGGTTGTCGCGGATGATCGCCGTGGACAGTTTGTGCTGCCAGTCGCGCCGGGTGTCAGCCACCCGGGCGTGCGCCCTGGCGACCTTGATGACAGCCTTCTTGCGGCGGTTGCTGCCCTTGCGCTTACGCGAGAGGGCTTGCTGCAACCGTTTGAGTTTGCGGGCCGCACGCCGCAGGAACTTCGGCGCGGTCACCTTCGTGCCGTCGGACATGACCGCGAAGTGGGTCAGCCCGAGGTCGATGCCGATCTCCGGCTCGACCGGCGGCAGCATCTCGTCCTCGCCGACGGTCACGACGAAGGAGGCGAAGTACCGGTTTGCCGCGTCTTTGATGATCGTGACGCTGGACGGGTCCGATGGCAGGGTCCGCGACCAGCGGACCGGTAGGTCGCCGATCTTCGGCAGCCGCAGGCGGCCGTTGTCCAGGACCTTGAACCTGCTGTTCTTGGTGAACCGGATCGCCTGCCGGTTGTCCTTGCGCGACCGGAACCGGGGCGGGGCGACCTTGCGGCCCTTGCGCTTTCCGGTGACCGAGGCGAAGAAGTTGCGGTACGCGGTGTTCAGGTCCGCGAGGGCTTGCTGCAACACCACCGCCGATACCTCGCCCAGCCACGCCCGGTCCTCGGTGGCCTTGGCCTGGGTGATGACCAGCTTCGACAGGTCGCCGTCGGAGAGGTACTTCTCGCCTGCCTCGCGGGCCTGTTGACGCAGCCTGAGTCCGTCGTTGAAAACCACGCGGGCACACCCGAACGCCTGCGCCAGCGCGGTGCGCTGGGCGGCGTCCGGGGTGACCCGGAAGTTGTAACGGAGCTGCACGACCATCACTGTCCCATGCTGGCTTATGGCCGAGCCTCAAGGTATCCGCACTGGCAGGCACTGTGTCTTTGCGATGCACGTTCACTTGGTTTTCGTGACGAAGTTCCGGCACAAGGTGTTCACCGACCAGCACCTGGTCCGGAGGCAGGCGATCATGCGCGACATCTGCGCCGACTTCGAGGCAGAGCTGGTCGAGTTCAACGGCGAGAACAATCACGTGCACCTGCTGGTCAACTTCCCACCCAAGGTCGCTGTCGCTCGGCTGGTCAACTCGCTCAAGGGCGTCTCCTCCCGTCGCCTGCGCCAAGAGTTCCCCGACCTGGTACCCCACTACTACCAGGCCAACAAACTCTGCTCCGGCTCGTACTTCGCAGGCTCCGCCGGCGGCGCACCGCTGAACGTCATCAAGCAGTACATCGAGCAGCAGAACCGCCCCGGTCAAGGTACTGCTCGGGCCTAGCGGCCCTCCCAGCGCGGGCCTTCACCCCCGGGCTGAAGCCCGGAGCACTGGCCCGCATTCCGGTAGCCCGCCACCGCCGGCCGGAAACGATCAGGTACCGCCCGTCCGCCGTCAGCGTGGCGTCATCCCGTGAGCCCATGGGCCTATGGTCCCCGTTCATCCGCTCCAGGGAAACAACTCCTCGTCGCGCAGGAGCAGCACCTCCGGGTCCTCGGCGCTGACATGCCCGGCCCGGAACGGCCACCGCCGCTCGCCGAGCTCGCCCTCCAGCAGAAACCTGAGGAAGCGCAGGAAGCTGCTCGCCACGAGGTAGGTCAACCCTTCGCCGGCCATCGTGTCGACGAAGTAAACGGCGTCCCGGTCGATGTGCTCGCGCGACAGGTCCAGCACGTAGTAGTTGCCACACCCGTCACCCGCGACCGGGAGCCAGCCCCGGCCGGCCCAGTCGGGGTGGAAGCCGAGGACGTCGAGCGCGTCGCGCACGCCGAAGATCCCGCCCGGCCCGGCATACGAGCCGTCGCAGACGCGCAACCAGCGGACGTACTCCTCGGGAAGCTGCCGGTCGTATCTCGCCGCGATCGCCGCCACCCGGGAGTCGTCAGCGCCGGTGAGGTCGCGGAGTTCCGGAGGGAGCGGGATCTGCCGCACCAGCCGCAGCAGGCCGGCGACGTCCGGCCCGGAGGTCACCGCAGGCTTCCGGTCTTGGTCCTGGTCAGCCAGGACATCACGTCCATGGCGTGCGAGGCCGGGTCCGGGATCGGGTGGAAGACGTGCTCCACCACGTCGTCGCAGACGATCAGGGTGAGGCGCTGGTAGAGGGCCAGGTCGCCGGAGGCCAGGGTGGGCAGGCCGGTGGCGGCGGCCAGGGTCAGCTTCGGGTCCGGGATCAACGGGTACGGCAGCCGGAGCCGATGTGCCAGCTCCCGCTGGTACCCGGTCGACTGGGCGGACAGCCCGTAGACCCGGGACGCCCCCGCGGCGAGCAGCTCGGCGTGGTGGTCGCGCACCCAGATCGCCTGGTCGGTGCTGCCCCGCGCGCCGTGCACCTCGAGCAGCCCGCGCGGCAGGTCGACGCCGGGCCGCCCGGTCAGTGGGTAGACGAAGATCACCGTCCGGCCCGGCCCGAGGGCGGCCAGGTCGACCGGCCGCCCGTCGCTGGCGTAGAACTGCAGCGCCGGCAGCCGGGTGCCGACCAGCTCGGCCGGGCTGCTGTCACCGGCCGGAACGCCGGTGACCACCGACCGGGCCGCCTCGTCGATCCGGGCGTTGAGCGCGTCCCGCTGGGCGGTCAGCTCCCCGATCCGCCGCTGCAGCCCGGTCACCGTGCTGCGGAAGGTGGCCAGCGCCGCGGCGCACACGTCCTCGGTGCCGTCCGCGATCGACTCGACGAACGGGCGGGTCTCCTCGACCGCCAGCCCGAGCGTCATCAGCTCGCGGATCTGGGCGACCTGGCGCTCGGCGATCGGGTCGTACTCCCGGTAGCCGTTGCTCAGCCGCCGGGGCACGACCAGGCCGACCGACTCGTAGTACCGCAGCGCCCGGATCGTCGTCCCGGTCCGGCGCGCCAGCTCACCCACCCGCATGCGACAGACCCTAAACCCGGACCCTGAGGTACGGGTCAAGCGTCGCCCGCGAGCCCAGTTCCTCCTCGATCCGGATCAGCTGGTTGTACTTGGCGGTCCGGTCGCTGCGGGACAGCGAGCCGGTCTTGATCTGCCCGCACCCGGTGGCCACCGCCAGGTCGGCGATCGTGGTGTCCTCGGTCTCCCCGGAGCGGTGCGACATCACCACCCGGTACCCGGCGTCCCGCGCGGTCCGGACCGTGGCGAGCGTCTCGGTCAGCGTGCCGATCTGGTTGACCTTGACCAGGATGGCGTTCCCGATCCCGTCCGCGATGCCCTGCCGCAGCAGCGCCTCGTTCGTACAGAAGACGTCGTCCCCGACCAGCTGGCACCGCTCGCCGAGGGCCTCGGTGAGCGCCACCCACCCGGCGTGGTCGTCCTGCGCGACGCCGTCCTCGATCGAGACGATCGGGAACGCGTCGACCAGCCCGGCCAGGTAGGCGACGTGCTCGGCCGGGTCCCGGTGCAGGTAGCGGCCGTCCTTGAAGAACTCCGACGCGGCCGGGTCGAGGGCGATCGCCACGTCGGCGCCGGGCCGGTACCCGGTCGCCTCGATCGCCTCGGTCACGAAGGTCAGCGCCTCCTCGGCGGTCCGCAGGTCCGGCGCGAACCCGCCCTCGTCGCCGACGTTGGTGTTCTGCCCGGCCCGCCGCAGCGCGCCGCGCAGCGTGTGGAAGACCTCCGACCCCATCCGGACGGCCTCGGCGAACGTCTCGGCGCCGACCGGGGCGATCATGAACTCCTGGAAGTCCAGCGGATTGTCGGCGTGCGCCCCGCCGTTCACGATGTTCATCAGCGGCAGCGGCAGTAGCGCCGCGTCCGGCCCGCCGAGGTAGCGGTAGAGCGGCTGCCGCGCGCTGTCCGCCGCCGCCCGGACCAGCGCGAGCGAGACGCCGAGCGTGGCGTTCGCGCCGAGGCGCGACTTGTCCGGGGTGCCGTCCAGCTCGATCAGGACCCGGTCGGCCCCGGCCTGGTCGGCGGCGTCCCGCCCGTGCAGCGCGGCGGCGATCTCGGTGTTCACCGCCGTGACCGCCCGCCGCACCCCCTTGCCGTGGTAGCGCCGCGGATCTCCGTCGCGCAGCTCGACCGCCTCCCGGGTGCCGGTCGACGCCCCGGACGGCACGGCCGCCCGCCCCCGAGCTCCGTCGGCCAGTACCACGTCGACCTCGACCGTCGGGTTCCCGCGGCTGTCGATGATTTCCCGGGCATGCACACTGGTGATCGCGTTCATGCCCGGAACGCTAAACCCGCACCTCGGGGTACAGGTCAATCGAAAGAGAGCGACTGCCCGTAGACGTGCGTCACCTTGAGGGCCAGCAGCACCCGGCGGTCGGCGACCATCACGGCGCGGTACTCGTCCCAGTCCGGGTGTTCGCCGGAGGCGCGGCGGTAGTAGTCGACCAGCGCCTCCACCTCCGGGCCGTGCGGGTCGGTGCCCGGGCCGGTCAGCACGGCGTCGCCGTCGGCGGTCGCCCAGGCGCGGCCGTCGGCGCTGGTCACCTCGATCGCGGCGCGCGGGTCGCGGCGCAGGTTCGCGGTCTTGGCCCGGCCCTCGGTCATCGAGACGTAGATCGTGCCGGCGGCGCGGTCGTAGAACGGCAGGATTGGGGAGAGCTGCGGGCGCCCGTCCTTGCGGATCGTGGCGAGAATTCCGAGCCGGCTCTCCGCGATCAGGGCGTGCGGATCGAAGTCAGTCATATCTGTCGCCAAGTCCCTTCCCTCGACCGGTATTCCAGAGTTCACCGCTCGCCGCGCGGTTCCAGCACCGGCTTGACGTCCAGGACCGGCGTCCCGTCGAGCGCCTCCAGGTCGGCGACCCGGACGCGGAGCCCGTCGACGGCGAGCACCCGGACCCGGTGCAGCCCGATCGGGTTCGGCCGGTCCGGCGACCGGGTGCTGAACACCCCGGTGAGCGGACGGCTCGCGTCACCCCGCGGCCGCACCCGCAGCACGCTCCGGTCGGCCCGGTCCAGCCAGGTGAGGACCAGCAGCTCAACACCGGCCTCCAGGTCCCCGAGCGCGTCCGCGTAAGCGCCGTCGAAGACCAGCCAGGCCGGCGGCGCCCCCTCGTCACCCTGCTTGGGCGCGGCCGCCGCGTCGGTCAGCGGCGACTCGACCCATCCGACCGGCACCAGCTCCATGCCGACCGACCCTACGGCATGAAGGCAGTGACGACGGGGAATGTGCCGTGGCCGAACCGCGATTCCGGCGGCGCGGCGGACCGGGCGCCGATAGCCTCGGGCGGGTGTACTTCGTCTATCGGTCGCACTACGCGGGTCCGCTGAGCAAGCTGGTGCGGCGGCTGCCCGACGCGACTGTGCTCGACTGGTTCCGCCGGCACTGGACCCGCCCCGATCCGCACGCCTGGATCGAGGCCGAGCTGGGCGCCGACGTCTACGGGTTGCACACGATCTTCGACGCGGCCCGCGAGCACCGGCTGCCGGCGCCGGAGACCACTGATCAGCTGCGGACCCTGCTGCACCGGCACCTGTATGTCGAGGGCGACGCCGACTTCATCCGGCTGGACGAGCACAGCCTGCGGGTGCGGACCGACGACGACGAGGTAGAGCTGGCCTACTTCTTCCTCGACGACCGGGCGGTGGCCGCGGCCCCGGACCGGCTCGCCTACCTGCTGCACGAGTCGTGGCCGCTGCCGGACGACGCGGAGCGGGAGCCGCCCGGCCCGCCCACCACCTACGCGACCTTCCTGACCTACTACGACGGCGCCAGCCTGGAGTGCCCCGACCAGGTGGTCTTCCCCGGCATCGAGCTGGCCGAGCTGGCCGCCCACCTGCCCGGCGCGGACCGCACCGGCTGGCCGCCGGAGCTGAAGGTGCTCGCCGGGCTGCTCGCGCCGGGCGAGAGATCCCTGGTCCCGGCGCTGCGCCGGGCCAACCTGTGGCCGGGCTTCGGCCTGGACGCCGACGAGCCGTGGCCGGACGCCTTGGACGCCCTCGACAACCCGTACCACGCGGCGATGTCGCTGATCGACGAGCACGTGTTCGACAACGGCCGCCGCCCGGACACCTCGCTGATCGAGGTCAGCGGCCACCTGGCCCAGATGGCGATGCACTGCAGCGGCGCCTTCGGCTTCCAGCAGTGGTACCTGTTCGACAGCCTCTGGGTCGCCTCCCACCCCGACCTCGCCGCCTCCCTCACCCACTACGCCACCGACTGGGATCCGCTTTCCTAGACCTTTTCCGGTACGCGACGCGAGACCGCTTCCGGCCGGGGCGCGCCGGCGCGGGTTCAGTAGTGGATGGGGCCGACCAGTCCGCCGCCGACCGTGACCGCGTCGCCGGTGATGGCCACGCTGCGCGGCGACGCGAGGAAGGCCACCACGTCGGCGACCTCCTCGGCGGTCACCTCGCGGCCGATCGCGGTCCGCTCGGCCCGGCGCCGCTCGGCCTCCTCCAGGGTGACACCCCACTGTTCGGCGGCGGCCGCGATCAGCGCGGGGGTGCGCTCGGTGACCGTGGCGCCCGGGTGCACGACGGTGACGTTGACGCCGTGCCGGCCGAGCTCGTCGGCGAGGTTCTTGGTGAGCGCGACCACGCCGATGTTGCGGGCGGTCGCCACGAAGTCGCCGCTGAGCCGGGCGGCCAGGCCGGAGATGTTGATGATCCGGCCCCAGCCCTGGGCGATCAGGTCGGGCGCCACCGCCCGGGAGGTGCGCAGGTAGCCCAGCACCTTGACGTTGACCGCGTCGACGAACTGCTGGTCGGTGGTCTGCGAGGGCGTGATCGGGCCGCCCTGGCCACCGCCCGGCACCGCCGCGTTGTTCACCAGGATGTCGATACCGCCGAGCTGCTCGCGGACCCGCTGCACGCCGGCCCGCACCGACGCGTCGTCGCCGGTGTCGAGCTGCGCGCTGACGATCCGCCCCGGATGGCCTGCCGCCGCCAGCTCGGCGGCGGCCTTGGCCAGCCGTTCACCGTCCCGCGCGGCGATCGCCACGTGGGCGCCCTCGGCGAGCAGCGACCGCGCGATGCGCAGTCCGATCCCGCGGCTGCCCCCGGTCACCAGGGCCCTCTTACCGACGAGTTGCAGATCCATCGACACCCTCCTCAGGTCGGCTGAACCATATCGCCCATAGGTAAAGTGGGTTTACGAGGGCGTCAACGATCAGTGCTCGCCCACCGCCGTCGCCGCGGCGCGCGGATGACGCGGGCGACTGAGTCCCCGGTGCTTCGGCCCAGCCCCGGAGGCACGGGCGGAGGCCGTACCGAAAGAATCGTGGGGTGATGGTGTTGATCGATGATCTGCGGTCGTTCGTGGACGGGCGGGCGGCGGAGGTGGCGCGGACCAGCGCGGCCGGGGTGGCGCTGCTCGACCGGCTCCGGGAGCGGCGGATCGACGAGCTGTGGCTGGACCACGACCTCGGGGACGACGACACGATCTGGCCGGTGGTGGAGGTGCTGGAGCGGGCCGCCTTCGAGGAGCGGCCGTTCGACGTCGGCCTGATCCTGATCCACTCGGCGAACCCGAGCGGGGCGGCGAAGATGAGCCAGGCGCTGCGCCGGTGGGGCTACCCGGTCCGGGCGG contains:
- a CDS encoding SIMPL domain-containing protein, whose product is MSKPRVTVPALVALMTLAVPSSSLLLAGPAAATPSPASATGAAGGTGAAAPARTTASGAAATASSDDQNRESVLVTGTGKASGEPDVLTASFAVEVTGATVSEALDRASAAATRVRDALLRAGVVKADLQTADVSVNAQRNNANKITGYTVNQGLTAKLRNLPKAGATLTAAIAAGGDAARLNGVSFAIEDDAALLAEARKRAFADARAKAALYAREAGRPLGRVLKITEETPSYYRDSYSSDSVAMSGAAAPIEPGLQQLTVTVTVEWALEPSAGRADSPGHEA
- a CDS encoding DUF3253 domain-containing protein yields the protein MAARRLVRTDPGTARPRVQDAKVALGERGDPWWEPTAAGRRERVAAAIRVLLRHRAADSSICPSEAARVAGGESWRDLMDVVREVAAELSGEGTVVVRQKGAEVDVTTATGPVRLARGPAW
- a CDS encoding RNA-guided endonuclease InsQ/TnpB family protein, giving the protein MVVQLRYNFRVTPDAAQRTALAQAFGCARVVFNDGLRLRQQAREAGEKYLSDGDLSKLVITQAKATEDRAWLGEVSAVVLQQALADLNTAYRNFFASVTGKRKGRKVAPPRFRSRKDNRQAIRFTKNSRFKVLDNGRLRLPKIGDLPVRWSRTLPSDPSSVTIIKDAANRYFASFVVTVGEDEMLPPVEPEIGIDLGLTHFAVMSDGTKVTAPKFLRRAARKLKRLQQALSRKRKGSNRRKKAVIKVARAHARVADTRRDWQHKLSTAIIRDNQAVYVEDLCVTGLGRTRLAKSVHDAGWASFTTMLEYKAARYGRTFARVDRFFPSTRMCCDCGRINDKMTLNVRAWDCACGSHYDRDVNAAINIKAAGQADFNDRRAQVRPGLVPAPRSEAVTRQNAARATRSVAGIAVL
- the tnpA gene encoding IS200/IS605 family transposase; this translates as MAEPQGIRTGRHCVFAMHVHLVFVTKFRHKVFTDQHLVRRQAIMRDICADFEAELVEFNGENNHVHLLVNFPPKVAVARLVNSLKGVSSRRLRQEFPDLVPHYYQANKLCSGSYFAGSAGGAPLNVIKQYIEQQNRPGQGTARA
- a CDS encoding SMI1/KNR4 family protein, with amino-acid sequence MTSGPDVAGLLRLVRQIPLPPELRDLTGADDSRVAAIAARYDRQLPEEYVRWLRVCDGSYAGPGGIFGVRDALDVLGFHPDWAGRGWLPVAGDGCGNYYVLDLSREHIDRDAVYFVDTMAGEGLTYLVASSFLRFLRFLLEGELGERRWPFRAGHVSAEDPEVLLLRDEELFPWSG
- a CDS encoding MerR family transcriptional regulator, producing the protein MRVGELARRTGTTIRALRYYESVGLVVPRRLSNGYREYDPIAERQVAQIRELMTLGLAVEETRPFVESIADGTEDVCAAALATFRSTVTGLQRRIGELTAQRDALNARIDEAARSVVTGVPAGDSSPAELVGTRLPALQFYASDGRPVDLAALGPGRTVIFVYPLTGRPGVDLPRGLLEVHGARGSTDQAIWVRDHHAELLAAGASRVYGLSAQSTGYQRELAHRLRLPYPLIPDPKLTLAAATGLPTLASGDLALYQRLTLIVCDDVVEHVFHPIPDPASHAMDVMSWLTRTKTGSLR
- the eno gene encoding phosphopyruvate hydratase: MNAITSVHAREIIDSRGNPTVEVDVVLADGARGRAAVPSGASTGTREAVELRDGDPRRYHGKGVRRAVTAVNTEIAAALHGRDAADQAGADRVLIELDGTPDKSRLGANATLGVSLALVRAAADSARQPLYRYLGGPDAALLPLPLMNIVNGGAHADNPLDFQEFMIAPVGAETFAEAVRMGSEVFHTLRGALRRAGQNTNVGDEGGFAPDLRTAEEALTFVTEAIEATGYRPGADVAIALDPAASEFFKDGRYLHRDPAEHVAYLAGLVDAFPIVSIEDGVAQDDHAGWVALTEALGERCQLVGDDVFCTNEALLRQGIADGIGNAILVKVNQIGTLTETLATVRTARDAGYRVVMSHRSGETEDTTIADLAVATGCGQIKTGSLSRSDRTAKYNQLIRIEEELGSRATLDPYLRVRV
- a CDS encoding PPOX class F420-dependent oxidoreductase, with protein sequence MTDFDPHALIAESRLGILATIRKDGRPQLSPILPFYDRAAGTIYVSMTEGRAKTANLRRDPRAAIEVTSADGRAWATADGDAVLTGPGTDPHGPEVEALVDYYRRASGEHPDWDEYRAVMVADRRVLLALKVTHVYGQSLSFD
- the tsaA gene encoding tRNA (N6-threonylcarbamoyladenosine(37)-N6)-methyltransferase TrmO, yielding MELVPVGWVESPLTDAAAAPKQGDEGAPPAWLVFDGAYADALGDLEAGVELLVLTWLDRADRSVLRVRPRGDASRPLTGVFSTRSPDRPNPIGLHRVRVLAVDGLRVRVADLEALDGTPVLDVKPVLEPRGER
- a CDS encoding SDR family NAD(P)-dependent oxidoreductase — encoded protein: MDLQLVGKRALVTGGSRGIGLRIARSLLAEGAHVAIAARDGERLAKAAAELAAAGHPGRIVSAQLDTGDDASVRAGVQRVREQLGGIDILVNNAAVPGGGQGGPITPSQTTDQQFVDAVNVKVLGYLRTSRAVAPDLIAQGWGRIINISGLAARLSGDFVATARNIGVVALTKNLADELGRHGVNVTVVHPGATVTERTPALIAAAAEQWGVTLEEAERRRAERTAIGREVTAEEVADVVAFLASPRSVAITGDAVTVGGGLVGPIHY
- a CDS encoding cyclic-phosphate processing receiver domain-containing protein, which produces MVLIDDLRSFVDGRAAEVARTSAAGVALLDRLRERRIDELWLDHDLGDDDTIWPVVEVLERAAFEERPFDVGLILIHSANPSGAAKMSQALRRWGYPVRAATGSAAVGYLG